One Hordeum vulgare subsp. vulgare chromosome 4H, MorexV3_pseudomolecules_assembly, whole genome shotgun sequence DNA window includes the following coding sequences:
- the LOC123449932 gene encoding uncharacterized protein LOC123449932 yields MARVDARAVEEEFFDSREVVSPPSSVASPASSGRLDGEDGDGWLSAGALLEVWATGPCSSVEERRQRFVRSLGLLDPAHESQPRSWPGATEEEIVVLGNTGSADPASPAPRPSRGAGEEEAEEAGAPGGSGEEGLECVFKNLDDGTVFVVHELGKDGSFRSLRERRSNRTVTAAEFERISGSSPFIRELMRRVEDSSDEPSTPDKSAAARARRRRRRRRFGWLRRLGIGACVLDAEDEDEANSTSSSSCRSCSRKVLDRVKVRPHKKRSKELSAVYRGQEIKAHKGAIVAMRFSSDGQYLATGGEDGVVRVWRVVEGDRPDELDFAEDDPSCVFFTVNENSELAPVNSSEGTKNKQDKSSKGQADPACVVIPHRTFALSQVPVHEFYGHDDAILDLSWSKNGDLLSASMDKTARLWRVGCNSSLKVFFHNNYVTCVQFHPTSDNYFISGCIDGLVRIWDVRKCLVVDWANSKEIITAVCYRPDGKGVVVGTITGNCRYYDASENRLELESQVSLNGRKKSPLKRIVGFQYCPSDPKKLMVTSGDSQVRILDGVHVISNYKGLQSSSQVAASFTPDGDHIISASDDSRIYMWNHVNQLAPVTSRVKTVWSYERFFSNDVSIAIPWNASQSRNSISLACNIPSLRQEVSGDLCDIQDITSRCQTEDCLEDDNMFRLPSGNFTLSRAFLAESAPRGSATWPEEHLASNSATASTLRKSQYKFLKASCQNAATHAWGQVIVTASWDGHIRSFQNYGLPVQV; encoded by the exons ATGGCGCGGGTCGACGCGCGCGCGGTCGAGGAGGAGTTCTTCGACTCGAGGGAGGTCGTGTCGCCGCCGTCCTCCGTCGCCTCGCCGGCCAGCTCCGGCCGCCTTGACGGCGAGGACGGCGACGGGTGGCTCTCCGCCGGGGCCCTGCTCGAGGTCTGGGCCACGGGCCCTTGCAGCAGCGTGGAGGAGCGCCGCCAGCGCTTCGTCCGCTCCCTCGGCCTCCTGGATCCCGCCCACGAATCACAGCCGCGCTCCTGGCCCGGCGCCACAGAGGAGGAGATCGTCGTCCTGGGGAACACCGGCTCCGCGGACCCGGCCTCTCCCGCCCCTCGTCCCTCGCGcggggccggggaggaggaggcggaggaggcgggGGCGCCTGGCGGAAGCGGCGAGGAGGGCCTGGAGTGCGTGTTCAAGAACCTGGACGACGGCACGGTCTTCGTGGTCCACGAGCTGGGCAAGGACGGCAGCTTCCGGAGCCTCAGGGAGCGCCGCTCCAACCGGACGGTCACCGCCGCGGAATTCGAGAGGATCTCCGGCTCCTCCCCGTTCATCCGCGAGCTGATGCGCCGCGTGGAGGACTCCTCCGACGAGCCCTCCACCCCGGACAAGTCCGCGGCGGCGAGGGCgaggcgccggaggaggaggcggaggttcGGGTGGCTCCGGAGGCTGGGCATCGGCGCCTGCGTCCTCGAcgccgaggacgaggacgaggccaATTCCACCTCCTCCAGCTCCTGCCGGAGCTGCTCTAGGAAGGTTCTTGACAGGGTCAAGGTCAGGCCACACAAGAAGCGGTCAAAGGAATTGTCAGCGGTGTACAGGGGCCAAGAGATCAAGGCGCACAAGGGCGCCATTGTGGCCATGAGGTTCAGCTCCGACGGGCAGTACCTGGCCACCGGTGGCGAGGACGGGGTGGTGCGGGTGTGGCGGGTGGTGGAGGGCGACAGGCCCGACGAGCTCGACTTCGCCGAGGACGATCCTTCCTGCGTCTTCTTCACTGTCAATGAGAACTCTGAACTGGCCCCTGTCAACTCCAGCGAAGGGACCAAGAACAAACAGGATAAAAGTTCAAAGGGGCAAGCAGATCCGGCCTGCGTCGTGATTCCTCACCGGACCTTTGCGCTGTCTCAGGTCCCTGTGCATGAATTCTATGGGCATGATGATGCCATCTTGGATCTCTCGTGGTCCAAAAATGGG GACTTGCTTTCTGCTTCTATGGATAAAACTGCTCGATTGTGGCGGGTCGGATGCAATAGTTCTCTCAAGGTTTTCTTCCACAATAactatg TGACATGCGTTCAGTTTCACCCTACGAGTGACAATTATTTTATCAGCGGTTGTATCGACGGATTGGTTCGCATTTGGGATGTCCGTAAATGCCTAGTTGTAGACTGGGCTAATAGCAAGGAGATAATAACCGCAGTCTGTTACCGGCCTGATGgaaag GGGGTAGTGGTTGGGACCATAACAGGAAATTGCCGCTACTACGATGCATCAG AAAATCGTCTAGAACTGGAATCTCAGGTCTCTCTGAATGGCAGAAAGAAGTCTCCACTTAAAAGAATAGTTGGTTTCCAG TACTGCCCATCTGATCCAAAGAAGTTGATGGTAACATCTGGTGACTCACAAGTTCGCATTCTTGATGGGGTTCATGTAATTTCCAACTACAAAG GATTACAAAGTTCAAGCCAAGTTGCCGCATCATTTACCCCAGATGGAGATCACATTATCTCTGCTAGTGACGACTCCCGTATCTACATGTGGAATCATGTGAACCAACTTGCCCCAGTCACAAGCCGCGTGAAGACAGTGTGGTCGTACGAGCGGTTTTTCAGCAATGATGTCTCCATTGCCATACCGTGGAACGCCTCGCAGTCAAGGAACTCCATTTCACTGGCCTGCAACATCCCTTCTTTACGGCAGGAAGTCTCAGGCGACCTCTGCGACATACAGGACATCACATCACGCTGCCAGACTGAAGATTGCCTTGAAGACGATAACATGTTCCGGTTGCCATCGGGCAATTTCACTCTTAGCAGGGCGTTCCTTGCGGAGTCTGCTCCAAGGGGATCAGCCACGTGGCCGGAGGAGCATCTGGCGTCCAACTCAGCGACGGCATCTACGTTGCGTAAATCGCAGTACAAGTTCCTGAAGGCGTCTTGCCAGAATGCAGCCACACATGCCTGGGGCCAGGTCATAGTCACCGCAAGCTGGGATGGCCACATCAGGTCATTCCAGAACTACGGCTTACCGGTGCAAGTTTGA